From Aptenodytes patagonicus chromosome 1, bAptPat1.pri.cur, whole genome shotgun sequence, one genomic window encodes:
- the DEPDC4 gene encoding DEP domain-containing protein 4 isoform X1, protein MAVYLTPRFRRLRSQSELEPRRGSGRRRDCDGPFQATQLWNSIIHALHSQVEIKRRRQHLKTYKNCFTGSNAVDVVLSHLMQSMYLSCNDISRLKGVRVCQALMDHKVFEPVGAKLYLFRNERETEFEDTNTSLYKFVNSSFTPRLPRKNKDNESLSPEQICKQKTKRRSNRTKCETTLSNPLALEAADKKRVEELLQSINVHASLPPKIMVNEPTNRLSKRVIEDVWKQQTLLRLLQLIDVPLLEDVLASSVKTKPDCFGKEEDLIISNTFLDREVTCSLNLPELDKWLYAAVECLEYFPDQFIVMVSQQLPQSTNKPSSLNTYKKILFDIIIKYYSQKKDSLLATQDLDIHSGIIELIEKGKTDQALEASQLYLKLLAPNIREELHRLLTFIAIASESEGYKLQKQFDNRSVIIKTCTKFILQNKTLSKPQAELLTRFLMDNHSELFKTPLTLLELTGRRLESLLEGQDPDIDSGFTFCQRVTTKEYEDQKQQTKQYLLALVQEIDNDPTIPLKQKKKLIKEFRKYHSLIYCSGCKTTCEFCTLNG, encoded by the exons ATGGCGGTTTATTTGACTCCGCGGTTCAGGAGGCTCCGGAGTCAGAGCGAGTTAGAgccgcggcgggggagcgggcggcggcgag attGTGATGGTCCTTTTCAAGCAACTCAGCTGTGGAATAGTATTATTCATGCTCTTCACAGTCAGGTGGAAATCAAAAGACGTAGACAACATCTAAAAACATATAAAAACTGTTTCACCGGCTCAAATGCTGTTGATGTGGTACTGAGCCATCTTATGCAAAGCATGTACCTAAGCTGCAATGATATTTCTCGGCTGAAGGGAGTCCGTGTATGTCAAGCATTGATGGATCACAAGGTGTTTGAGCCAGTTGGAGCAAAGCTTTACTTATTCAGgaatgagagagaaacagagtTTGAAGACACAAACACTAGTCTCTATAAATTTGTAAATAGCAGTTTTACTCCTCGTCTTCCGAGAAAGAATAAAGACAATGAGAGCTTGTCTCCTGAGCAAATctgcaaacagaagacaaaaagacGTTCCAA cagAACGAAGTGTGAAACAACACTTTCAAACCCCTTAGCATTAGAAGCAGCCGATAAAAAGAGGGTAGAGGAGCTTCTTCAATCAATAAATGTTCACGCATCTTTACCTCCAAAGATCATGGTTAATGAACCAACTAATCGGCTTTCAAAAAGAG TAATAGAAGATGTCTGGAAACAGCAAACTCTGCTACGACTGCTGCAGTTAATTGATGTTCCGCTTCTAGAAGATGTCTTGGCGTCTTCAGTGAAGACAAAACCGGACTGTTTTGGCAAAGAAGAAGACCTGATTATCTCAAATACTTTCCTGGACAGAGAGGTTACATGTAGCTTAAACTTGCCTGA GCTTGACAAATGGCTCTATGCTGCAGTTGAATGCTTGGAGTATTTCCCAGACCAATTCATAGTGATGGTTAGTCAGCAGTTACCTCAAAGCACTAACAAACCCAGCAGTCTGAATACATACAAGAAGATTCTTTTTGACATTATAATAAAGTATTATAGTCAAAAGAAGGACTCCCTTCTTGCCACTCAGGATCTCGATATTCATTCAGGAATTATAGAACTTATAG aaaaaggaaaaacagatcaAGCTCTAGAGGCATCACAACTTTATTTAAAACTATTAGCACCAAATATCCGAGAAGAACTACATAGACTCCTGACATTCATAGCCATTGCATCCGAATCTGAGGGGTACAAATTACAAAAACAA TTTGATAACAGATCAGTGATCATCAAGACTTGCACAAAGTTCATCTTACAAAATAAGACATTGTCAAAACCACAGGCAGAACTGCTGACTCGGTTTCTGATGGACAATCACTCCGAGCTCTTCAAG ACTCCTTTAACTCTTCTGGAGCTAACTGGTAGGAGACTTGAGAGTTTGCTAGAAGGACAAGATCCAGATATCGATTCAG GCTTCACCTTCTGTCAGCGCGTGACAACTAAAGAATATGAAGatcaaaaacaacaaacaaagcAGTATCTTCTCGCATTGGTTCAAGAGATAGACAATGACCCCACTATTCCTTtgaagcagaagaagaaattaattaaagAATTCCGAAAATACCATTCTCTCATCTACTGTAGTGGTTGTAAAACTACATGTGAATTTTGTACCCTAAATGGTTAG
- the DEPDC4 gene encoding DEP domain-containing protein 4 isoform X2, translating into MQSMYLSCNDISRLKGVRVCQALMDHKVFEPVGAKLYLFRNERETEFEDTNTSLYKFVNSSFTPRLPRKNKDNESLSPEQICKQKTKRRSKTKCETTLSNPLALEAADKKRVEELLQSINVHASLPPKIMVNEPTNRLSKRVIEDVWKQQTLLRLLQLIDVPLLEDVLASSVKTKPDCFGKEEDLIISNTFLDREVTCSLNLPELDKWLYAAVECLEYFPDQFIVMVSQQLPQSTNKPSSLNTYKKILFDIIIKYYSQKKDSLLATQDLDIHSGIIELIEKGKTDQALEASQLYLKLLAPNIREELHRLLTFIAIASESEGYKLQKQFDNRSVIIKTCTKFILQNKTLSKPQAELLTRFLMDNHSELFKTPLTLLELTGRRLESLLEGQDPDIDSGFTFCQRVTTKEYEDQKQQTKQYLLALVQEIDNDPTIPLKQKKKLIKEFRKYHSLIYCSGCKTTCEFCTLNG; encoded by the exons ATGCAAAGCATGTACCTAAGCTGCAATGATATTTCTCGGCTGAAGGGAGTCCGTGTATGTCAAGCATTGATGGATCACAAGGTGTTTGAGCCAGTTGGAGCAAAGCTTTACTTATTCAGgaatgagagagaaacagagtTTGAAGACACAAACACTAGTCTCTATAAATTTGTAAATAGCAGTTTTACTCCTCGTCTTCCGAGAAAGAATAAAGACAATGAGAGCTTGTCTCCTGAGCAAATctgcaaacagaagacaaaaagacGTTCCAA AACGAAGTGTGAAACAACACTTTCAAACCCCTTAGCATTAGAAGCAGCCGATAAAAAGAGGGTAGAGGAGCTTCTTCAATCAATAAATGTTCACGCATCTTTACCTCCAAAGATCATGGTTAATGAACCAACTAATCGGCTTTCAAAAAGAG TAATAGAAGATGTCTGGAAACAGCAAACTCTGCTACGACTGCTGCAGTTAATTGATGTTCCGCTTCTAGAAGATGTCTTGGCGTCTTCAGTGAAGACAAAACCGGACTGTTTTGGCAAAGAAGAAGACCTGATTATCTCAAATACTTTCCTGGACAGAGAGGTTACATGTAGCTTAAACTTGCCTGA GCTTGACAAATGGCTCTATGCTGCAGTTGAATGCTTGGAGTATTTCCCAGACCAATTCATAGTGATGGTTAGTCAGCAGTTACCTCAAAGCACTAACAAACCCAGCAGTCTGAATACATACAAGAAGATTCTTTTTGACATTATAATAAAGTATTATAGTCAAAAGAAGGACTCCCTTCTTGCCACTCAGGATCTCGATATTCATTCAGGAATTATAGAACTTATAG aaaaaggaaaaacagatcaAGCTCTAGAGGCATCACAACTTTATTTAAAACTATTAGCACCAAATATCCGAGAAGAACTACATAGACTCCTGACATTCATAGCCATTGCATCCGAATCTGAGGGGTACAAATTACAAAAACAA TTTGATAACAGATCAGTGATCATCAAGACTTGCACAAAGTTCATCTTACAAAATAAGACATTGTCAAAACCACAGGCAGAACTGCTGACTCGGTTTCTGATGGACAATCACTCCGAGCTCTTCAAG ACTCCTTTAACTCTTCTGGAGCTAACTGGTAGGAGACTTGAGAGTTTGCTAGAAGGACAAGATCCAGATATCGATTCAG GCTTCACCTTCTGTCAGCGCGTGACAACTAAAGAATATGAAGatcaaaaacaacaaacaaagcAGTATCTTCTCGCATTGGTTCAAGAGATAGACAATGACCCCACTATTCCTTtgaagcagaagaagaaattaattaaagAATTCCGAAAATACCATTCTCTCATCTACTGTAGTGGTTGTAAAACTACATGTGAATTTTGTACCCTAAATGGTTAG
- the ACTR6 gene encoding actin-related protein 6 isoform X1 produces the protein MATLVLDNGAYNAKIGYSHANVSVIPNCQFRSKTARLKTFTANQLDEIKDPSGLFYILPFQKGYLVNWDVQRQVWDYLFGKEMYQVDFVDTNIIITEPYFNFSSIQESMNEILFEEYQFQAVLRVNAGALSAHRYFRDNPSELCCIIVDSGYSFTHIVPYCRSKKKKEAIIRINVGGKLLTNHLKEIISYRQLHVMDETHVINQVKEDVCYVSQDFYKDMDIAKLKGEENTVMVDYVLPDFSTIKKGFCKPREEMVLSGKYKTGEQILRLTNERFAVPEILFHPSDIGIQEMGIPEAIVYSIQNLPEEMQPHFFKNIVLTGGNTLFPGFRDRVYSEVRCLTPTDYDVSVVLPENPITYSWEGGKLISENDDFEDMVVTREDYEEHGHNICEEKFDI, from the exons ATGGCGACGCTGGTGCTGGATAACGGCGCCTACAACGCCAAGATCGGCTACAGCCACGCGAACGTCAG CGTTATTCCCAACTGTCAGTTCCGATCAAAGACTGCACGCTTGAAAACCTTTACGGCAAATCAACTGGATGAAATTAAAGATCCCTCTGGTCTTTTTTATATTCTCCCTTTTCAGAAA GGTTACTTGGTGAACTGGGATGTCCAGAGACAGGTTTGGGATTatctttttggaaaagaaatgtatcAA GTGGATTTTGTAGATACCAATATTATTATTACCGAACCTTATTTTAACTTCAGTTCAATACAAGAATCCATGAATGAAATTCTATTTGAAGAGTATCAATTTCAAGCAGTTCTTAGAGTAAATG ctgGAGCTCTTAGTGCGCACAGGTATTTCCGGGATAATCCATCTGAGCTATGTTGTATCATTGTGGATAGTGGATACTCTTTTACACACATTGTACCTTATTGTagaagtaaaaagaagaaagaggcaaTCATCAG GATTAATGTTGGAGGAAAACTCTTAACCAACCATCTGAAGGAGATAATCTCTTACAG gcAGCTACATGTTATGGATGAAACGCATGTAATTAATCAAGTGAAAGAAGATGTGTGTTATGTTTCTCAAGACTTTTACAAGGACATGGACATTGCCAA attgaaaggagaggaaaatactGTAATGGTAGATTATGTTTTGCCAGACTTCAGCACAATCAAAAAAGGATTTTGTAAG CCAAGGGAAGAGATGGTGTTAAGTGGAAAATACAAGACTGGTGAACAAATACTTCGTCTAACAAATGAAAGATTTGCAGTTCCAGAAATACTCTTCCATCCTTCAGATATTGGTATTCAAGAGATGGGAATTCCTGAAGCCATTGTTTATTCTATTCAGAATTTACCTGAAG aaatgcagCCTCATTTCTTCAAGAACATAGTTCTGACTGGGGGAAACACCCTTTTTCCGGGCTTCAGAGATCGGGTTTATTCTGAAGTTCGATGTCTTACTCCAACTGATTATGATGTTTCCGTTGTTCTTCCTGAAAA cCCTATTACTTACTCTTGGGAAGGTGGGAAgctcatttctgaaaatgacGATTTTGAAGACATGGTAGTAACTAGAGAAGATTATGAAGAACATGGACACAATATCTGTGAAGAGAAATTTGATATATAG
- the ACTR6 gene encoding actin-related protein 6 isoform X2 — MATLVLDNGAYNAKIGYSHANVSVIPNCQFRSKTARLKTFTANQLDEIKDPSGLFYILPFQKVDFVDTNIIITEPYFNFSSIQESMNEILFEEYQFQAVLRVNAGALSAHRYFRDNPSELCCIIVDSGYSFTHIVPYCRSKKKKEAIIRINVGGKLLTNHLKEIISYRQLHVMDETHVINQVKEDVCYVSQDFYKDMDIAKLKGEENTVMVDYVLPDFSTIKKGFCKPREEMVLSGKYKTGEQILRLTNERFAVPEILFHPSDIGIQEMGIPEAIVYSIQNLPEEMQPHFFKNIVLTGGNTLFPGFRDRVYSEVRCLTPTDYDVSVVLPENPITYSWEGGKLISENDDFEDMVVTREDYEEHGHNICEEKFDI, encoded by the exons ATGGCGACGCTGGTGCTGGATAACGGCGCCTACAACGCCAAGATCGGCTACAGCCACGCGAACGTCAG CGTTATTCCCAACTGTCAGTTCCGATCAAAGACTGCACGCTTGAAAACCTTTACGGCAAATCAACTGGATGAAATTAAAGATCCCTCTGGTCTTTTTTATATTCTCCCTTTTCAGAAA GTGGATTTTGTAGATACCAATATTATTATTACCGAACCTTATTTTAACTTCAGTTCAATACAAGAATCCATGAATGAAATTCTATTTGAAGAGTATCAATTTCAAGCAGTTCTTAGAGTAAATG ctgGAGCTCTTAGTGCGCACAGGTATTTCCGGGATAATCCATCTGAGCTATGTTGTATCATTGTGGATAGTGGATACTCTTTTACACACATTGTACCTTATTGTagaagtaaaaagaagaaagaggcaaTCATCAG GATTAATGTTGGAGGAAAACTCTTAACCAACCATCTGAAGGAGATAATCTCTTACAG gcAGCTACATGTTATGGATGAAACGCATGTAATTAATCAAGTGAAAGAAGATGTGTGTTATGTTTCTCAAGACTTTTACAAGGACATGGACATTGCCAA attgaaaggagaggaaaatactGTAATGGTAGATTATGTTTTGCCAGACTTCAGCACAATCAAAAAAGGATTTTGTAAG CCAAGGGAAGAGATGGTGTTAAGTGGAAAATACAAGACTGGTGAACAAATACTTCGTCTAACAAATGAAAGATTTGCAGTTCCAGAAATACTCTTCCATCCTTCAGATATTGGTATTCAAGAGATGGGAATTCCTGAAGCCATTGTTTATTCTATTCAGAATTTACCTGAAG aaatgcagCCTCATTTCTTCAAGAACATAGTTCTGACTGGGGGAAACACCCTTTTTCCGGGCTTCAGAGATCGGGTTTATTCTGAAGTTCGATGTCTTACTCCAACTGATTATGATGTTTCCGTTGTTCTTCCTGAAAA cCCTATTACTTACTCTTGGGAAGGTGGGAAgctcatttctgaaaatgacGATTTTGAAGACATGGTAGTAACTAGAGAAGATTATGAAGAACATGGACACAATATCTGTGAAGAGAAATTTGATATATAG